The following is a genomic window from Paralichthys olivaceus isolate ysfri-2021 chromosome 3, ASM2471397v2, whole genome shotgun sequence.
aTAAGATTAGACAAGttaagttaaaggtacagtgtgtagaatttagtaacatctagtgttgaaactgcatgttgcagctgaacacccctcacctcaccctctccttccaaacatggaaaagaacctgtggcagcttcagttgtcataaaaactcaaaaggtgtttagtttgttcagtctgcactaatgtaaaaaacatggcggcctccctagagaggaccccctcgatgtaaatataaagtatttcaatataaaggatcttttctggggtacagaaaataacaattcatataatttagatgaaacgaatgagtgaaaacatcatgaggattattctacattaaatttctgccaatagttcaatttcacctaaatcttacacactggacctttaagcattgatgtaaaatctaaaataacaTCATCTAAAAAAATGTCCACTCGTGCACTCAGTGACTggagtttgtgtgcatgttacCATAACAGCCAGTTTAATAGGCTGCCACCTCTGATTGTTCTGAGCttctctcactgctgctgcactgaaaaGGAGCCGAGGCGTTGCTGGCACTAAAACTAAATCCTGTTGAGTCTGAACAGTATTTTTAGAAGATCCTTTTTTTGGGAGATGATTGGACGACATCAGAGAAGATTCCCTGAGGTGGTTTCATCCAGATTCTGTGATggggaaagaaatgaaaacagtaaGACTGGAAAAGTACAAAGCAGACACACCTCCGATCATCGTGggtgaagtgaagacatcaCTTCCCAGGATGAGAGATGTGAAGTCTAAGGAGAGGATTAAGAAAGTTACCACATCAAACAAGGGCACGACTACATGTGAGACATCAGGGAATGTAATGAAGCTTTGTGTCAACTTAATGCCTGTTTTAGCTGCAGCCAGGGAGCTAgtagatgaggaggaggaggaggagaaagaggaagaaaccaGCTGCACAAGGGCAGAGGATCCAAAAACCAGCGATACACAAGATCCATCTATCACTAAATCAAAGCAACAAACATTCAACACAAGCGATTCTAACGCAGGATTAACCAGTGAGAGCAAACACTCTCTAAATCCTCTGTTTGTGCTGCCTCCTATAACTGAACCTGCACCAGCTCCTGAGTGTTGTGACCATCACAGGACCAAGAGGTTTCCCACACCTCTGCCTCCCATCGGTTCATCTGAGAAAACAACCACCAGCACCCCTCCGAGCTGCACAGGTGAAGCCTGTGGAGGTGACACAGCAGCTACAGGACAGGCGTCAGACAGCAGGCCCTGGATAGATAACGTCCTGCTCTCCAACAGTGTGAGTTAAACTACACCAAGTCAATTTTAAACCTGAGTGTTGATGGGTTTGCTCTGGGAAAAGTGTCACATTTTCTGATAAAGTGAGATTTATATGACTCTCTGCTGGCAGCCATGAGAATCTTGATCAACACTCAACATCAACAGGAAATGTTGAAGTCAAAGTTTTGCACAAGAGACATTTCTAAAGCCAGAAATTACAGCAACTTCCTGGAAAAAACATTGATTCACTGAAAGGGTTATATTATACAAcaatacagtaaaatacaaatgaaatgtcCTGTACTTTGAGTATTAAAACACATATTGAGgcatatttcatttttcaatctAAAAAAAGTCTAAAAGGTGATAAAATAGTACGATTAAAAAGGGTTACAgaggttaaaatgaaaaatttgaAAGAATAAATACCACCAGCATCACTGTATTAGAAGTACATAAGCATTACTTTAActtgaaaaaatatttgtgtttttttaaacacatttagtcACAAATGAAAATTTTacacaataaaagtaataaaacaataaagagaTTAGAATAATCTAAAACAACAATTGAGTCCTTTCTGAGCAAAAAAACTTAGCAatgatttgacttttttctcagagatcagctgagtTTCGTCTTCCTGACATCTCCCTGTCCAGTCTGGAGGCTCTGCTGCAGACTGTCACGCAGAAACtggcgaggaagaggagaggattgGGTGATGAAGAAGAACGATGCAGACGAGTCCAGTCTGATCACCTCCACACGACTGTTAGTGAACAATGTTTGAGAGAGAATACGGTCGGGCAGCAGATCGACGCAGGGTAAAACGCAGCCTATATCGTGGCGTACGACATGGTCGattctttttgacattttgtttttcatcagtaACAGTTAAGATTTTGATGCATTCTCAACAGTTACTGAGGAATTATGCTACATGGACTAAAACCGTCCCCATTAAATGGTTATAAGCTGCTTTTACAGTGAACACTGAGCAGGAGACTTTATAATCAAatgtcatttttctctctttaaacaGTGGATCAGCATCAGAGACATCAGTGATTGGACACAGAGTGAACAGACAGAGGAGGCTCCCTCCTCAACCCACACTCATCCTCACTATGACGAAGAAAAACCTCCCCACTTACACCATGATGCAGTGAACTGGActcacaacatacgacagtgtttttaaaaaaacaatacaggAAACAATAtaggttttattttccttcaagACAAAACATTCACAACACAAGCATACCTGTTGTTTGTCTACACTAGTATATTCTCGCTATATAATGTACATCTTACAGTAGATAATCCTAAACTACAATTCAAGTAGAACTGTTCAAGCTTCATATGTTTAAAGTACATTTGGTTTGTAAAgactttcatttcaaaatgaggCAAACACCATTAAAAGTTTGCATAATTTCAgccttttaaatacattttaacttAATGGAACAGTTTGAATTTTGGAATGAAAGCCTTCAGATATACGTAATGTTTGTCTCATGCCgatactgttaaataaatgtaacagTGCAGTAACAACCTGCTTTAGacattcagttttcttttttttgatagaaaaaagtaaaataaattaaaacaaccttaaaaaaaggattaaaaaataACCGTTGACCAAAGGCATGTTGCTGTTGTGTCTGGTGTTTACAGCTCAGACTGAACGCTAATGTTAAGTCTTTGATTTATTAAacttgattcttttttttactttggatcaattgttaaataaatttttgaaaatattgtaATATCTTATTAGAATTAATGAGGTTTCCCAACACTGTTACCTGATGACAAtcacatgaaacaaattaaaaagaaattggaCAAATGAAAACCTTGattaacaaaacaataacatttgtatattttttcattaaatatcAAGAGTGAGCAGACAGCATCCCCTCCACATAAGCAATTCTGTATATTCTTCAGAAAGAATTTACAACCATGTAAATACCTTCTGGTATATAAAACAATcttaataattacatttacttAAGCTTCTGTTTGAGTGTCTGCagcatttttatcttttttaaagtGCATTCTCAAAAATAAAGGTCAGATTGTAAGAGGTATTAAGACGAAGCCCTGAGGAACGCCATTGGTTTTTTTGAACCTTGCATAATATTCATTCAGgatcaaaatattttaaatactttgGACTGATGAgactgacacagaaagagaagacacaGTGTAAGATTCATGAGCCTGAAGAAAGAGTGTAAAGCCACTGATCTGTTAACGGGAGAACAAGGCACCAAAGCCATTATTAGGAAACAATAACTTTTGGTTCTGTCAGGAGGCCGaagatacatttaaataaactgagTCACTTTCACCGATTGAAGACCGTTCAGTTCCGTTccgttcagttcagttcagttgtcTTTTGTTGCAGACCCAGATTGCTGccaacactgaaaaacattcaaatgaacATAATGTTTTTTGTCTATAGTTGGTCCTTTCAAACTGCCTCCTCTGCTCGTGTTAACCAGTAACTTCACACCTCACTGTCCTGTGAGTTGCTGCCCACTATAAAAAGTGCAGATGGATCTTTACTGGAGCTCTGTACTCTATGTTTGGACTTTCTGGATTTACTGGATTGCTCCTTAACTCCATTGTTGCTGCTGTCTGATCCACTGCTGCCCCTGCGGCTCGTCTGAGGCATCTCCTGGTCCTTCTCCACAGGCTGAGGTAATGTGGTCATTGCCATACTGTTGCTTTTTTCTCCGTTAGATTTGTCTTCTTTAGATTTACTCTTGCTGGATTTGGCTTTTTTGGATTTTCCCTCCTTCGGTTTGCTGTCAGATGATATCGTCTGTGGCTGTGGGGTCTTGCTTTGCTGAGGGGGTGTGACTGGTGGGTGCGGTTGGATGGTGGATGGATTTATCCTGGAGGGCAGTACAGTCAGGTTGGTTTGTACTGTCCCGTTGCTGATGACCACATCTGTGAGGCCATCATCATCAGTTTGCTCTTTGGCAAAGTTGACAAATACCTACAGCAATGAACCAGAGTTAGTATTTTAATGAATTCATTATGGAAGTTCATATTAGTacgtgtgagtgagtgaggatTCATTTTGGAGGGTCAGGGTGATGATGTGAGATTACTGATACTCTTTAGTTAGTTCACTGTTCATCTGTATATAATCCAAACTGCTAAATACAAATATGGAGTAGTTGCATCATCACGCTCACCTGGTCCAGTGTGGTCTGTGAAACAGAGAAGTCCGAGATGCCCAGCTCCTCGTAGTTGTTGGCCAACACGTCGAACACACGGGCCAGGCAGCAGGCGTGTGAGGGCAGCTGGTACTGCAGCACGTTGTGGTGACGCTCCTTAAGCTCGATGTTGGGGAAATAGCTTTTCATGTAGCTGCTGACGGGACACGAGTCTGGGCTGGATTTAGTATCTGCTAGACGAAGAATGATGGTGTAGCCATCGCCGAACCTGATGGATGGGACACGAAAAAACGGTTCCGGTTTGAAATTAGGATCTAGATGAGGTGTCATTCTGTGAATGTATTATAATATTGTAGTTTGAGATGGAGATAAACAGTGCAAGGGTCCGTTTATACTCTCTTAGGCAATTCTGTTAATTTCAGAACTGTTAAGACCCTGACCACTGCAGTCATCTCATGACCATAAAGCTCATCAAGTGACTTAGTCAGCTGCTTCGCTGTGACATCAAActccacagaaataaaacacagagagggtCCTTCACAGATCGGTTCACCGCAATGAGAGTTCAACTGTTAATTCAGTAAATGATACATAAGAGCGGTGACAGAATGTCGGGGCGGAATGCTTTGGGTTTAGATGTTAATCTGTGGCACTGGTTATTATTGACGTTACGCAGACACGTGTTTACCTGTTCTTCAGGTGCTGAACTGATCCCAGACACTGGAACCGGCCATTGACCATGATGGCCATTCTGGTGCAGAGAGCCTCACATTCCTCCATACTGACATAAAGACACAGGAGTAAACACATTAAATTTACACTGCGAGTCGATCTTCAGCAATAACTGATTTTATTTAACACCACTCGATGTCTCCGTCTTTTCAGAGCTCCAATGATTAAATAAGAATTTGTGGGTCCTCTTCCATTACTGCCTAGTGTTAGATTATCATCCTCTTTTAATGGGTACATGATAACTTATCTTACATCTCCTCCTACCTGTGGGAGGTGAGAACTACAGCTCTTCCCTCTTTGGTGACGCTGAGGATGCAGTTCCACAAAAATCGTTTGGCTTTTGGGTCCATACCAGTGGTGGGCTCATCCTGACAtgaattacaaaaataaaagcatgaggGAAACAGATG
Proteins encoded in this region:
- the LOC138407174 gene encoding uncharacterized protein isoform X2 → MGKEMKTVRLEKYKADTPPIIVGEVKTSLPRMRDVKSKERIKKVTTSNKGTTTCETSGNVMKLCVNLMPVLAAARELVDEEEEEEKEEETSCTRAEDPKTSDTQDPSITKSKQQTFNTSDSNAGLTSESKHSLNPLFVLPPITEPAPAPECCDHHRTKRFPTPLPPIGSSEKTTTSTPPSCTGEACGGDTAATGQASDSRPWIDNVLLSNSRSAEFRLPDISLSSLEALLQTVTQKLARKRRGLGDEEERCRRVQSDHLHTTVSEQCLRENTVGQQIDAG
- the LOC138407174 gene encoding uncharacterized protein isoform X1, with product MGKEMKTVRLEKYKADTPPIIVGEVKTSLPRMRDVKSKERIKKVTTSNKGTTTCETSGNVMKLCVNLMPVLAAARELVDEEEEEEKEEETSCTRAEDPKTSDTQDPSITKSKQQTFNTSDSNAGLTSESKHSLNPLFVLPPITEPAPAPECCDHHRTKRFPTPLPPIGSSEKTTTSTPPSCTGEACGGDTAATGQASDSRPWIDNVLLSNSRSAEFRLPDISLSSLEALLQTVTQKLARKRRGLGDEEERCRRVQSDHLHTTVSEQCLRENTVGQQIDAGGSASETSVIGHRVNRQRRLPPQPTLILTMTKKNLPTYTMMQ